The Dehalococcoidia bacterium genome includes a window with the following:
- the fusA gene encoding elongation factor G codes for MADVSKVRNIGFIAHIDAGKTTVTERVLFFTGRTYKIGEVHDGTAVMDWMAQERERGITITSAATRAEWKGYQINIIDTPGHVDFTAEVERSLRVLDGGVVVFDAVAGVQPQSETVWRQADRYKVPRISFVNKMDRMGADFEKTMDSIRQRLSAIPIPVQYPIGAEDQFEGVVDLVNETAWFFDKSGAPGELNEGEIPSNLLGKIAEVRAQMIELVAENDEAVMDQFLTGETPSPEELKAALRRIAISNLAVPVVCGSALQSLGVQLVLDAVLDYLPSPLDVPAIIGTLPDSEEEIERKVDESEPFSALAFKIVTDPYAGRLVYFRVYSGSMKAGSSVYNATKGVKERMGRILFMHANHREDSDSISVGEIGAAVGLKNTFTGETICDEKQPIVLETIRFAEPVISVAIEPATRAEQDKLTDSLLKLAEEDPTFRVKYDQETGQTIMSGMGELHLEILVDRLRREFNVEAAVGRPQVAYREAITKPASAQGKFIRQTGGRGQFGDCTLEITPREPGTGFKFNNKIVGGAIPREYIPAVGKGAEEALSTGVVAGYPVMDVEVSVVDGSFHPVDSSEMAFKIAGSMALKEALRKAGSILLEPVMAVQIVTPGDYLGEILGDLNGRRGRIKSMEAQGDIQAVDADAPLVEMFGYATDLRSASQGRASYSMEFGRYEKAPESAVQAIVARGA; via the coding sequence ATGGCAGACGTAAGCAAAGTACGTAATATTGGATTTATTGCACACATTGATGCGGGTAAGACTACCGTAACTGAGCGTGTGCTTTTTTTCACTGGCCGGACTTACAAAATTGGAGAAGTTCATGACGGCACTGCAGTCATGGATTGGATGGCCCAAGAGCGCGAACGGGGAATAACTATTACCTCGGCAGCTACCCGTGCTGAATGGAAGGGATACCAGATTAATATTATTGATACTCCAGGGCACGTTGATTTTACTGCTGAAGTAGAACGAAGCCTTCGAGTGCTTGATGGTGGAGTGGTAGTTTTTGATGCTGTCGCAGGAGTTCAGCCACAGTCAGAAACGGTTTGGCGTCAGGCGGATCGTTATAAAGTACCTCGTATTTCATTTGTTAATAAAATGGATCGGATGGGCGCAGATTTCGAGAAGACAATGGATTCTATACGCCAAAGATTAAGCGCTATTCCTATTCCAGTACAGTATCCAATTGGTGCAGAGGATCAATTTGAAGGCGTTGTTGACCTGGTTAATGAGACCGCTTGGTTTTTTGATAAATCTGGTGCTCCTGGTGAACTCAATGAAGGTGAAATACCTTCAAATCTTTTAGGGAAAATCGCTGAAGTTCGGGCACAAATGATAGAACTTGTTGCTGAGAATGATGAAGCAGTTATGGATCAGTTTTTGACAGGAGAGACACCGTCGCCTGAGGAACTGAAAGCTGCTCTTAGGCGAATAGCCATTTCTAACCTTGCTGTTCCAGTAGTATGCGGATCTGCTTTGCAGAGCCTTGGTGTCCAGCTAGTCCTTGATGCTGTTTTAGATTATTTACCCTCGCCTTTAGATGTCCCCGCTATTATTGGAACGCTCCCCGATAGCGAAGAGGAAATTGAACGAAAAGTTGACGAAAGTGAGCCGTTTTCAGCATTGGCATTTAAGATAGTCACTGATCCATATGCGGGTCGTTTGGTCTATTTCCGAGTTTACTCAGGCTCAATGAAAGCAGGCTCCAGTGTTTATAACGCCACCAAGGGCGTTAAAGAACGTATGGGCCGCATCCTCTTTATGCACGCGAATCACCGCGAAGATTCTGATAGCATTTCGGTTGGAGAAATCGGCGCAGCGGTTGGACTGAAGAACACATTTACCGGTGAAACGATATGTGATGAGAAACAGCCTATTGTCTTGGAAACTATTCGATTTGCAGAACCTGTAATATCGGTTGCTATAGAGCCAGCAACGAGAGCAGAACAGGATAAACTTACTGATTCGCTGCTTAAACTGGCCGAAGAAGACCCTACATTCAGAGTTAAATATGATCAAGAAACTGGTCAAACAATTATGTCTGGCATGGGGGAATTACATCTAGAGATATTGGTAGATCGTTTACGTCGTGAATTTAATGTAGAGGCTGCCGTTGGAAGGCCTCAGGTTGCCTACCGAGAGGCGATCACTAAGCCAGCTAGTGCGCAAGGTAAATTTATTCGACAGACCGGTGGTCGTGGACAGTTTGGTGATTGTACTTTAGAGATAACACCTAGAGAGCCTGGGACCGGGTTTAAGTTCAATAATAAGATTGTGGGTGGGGCAATTCCCAGAGAATATATCCCTGCAGTGGGTAAAGGAGCGGAAGAGGCTCTGAGTACTGGAGTAGTTGCTGGGTATCCTGTCATGGACGTCGAAGTATCCGTAGTAGATGGTTCTTTCCACCCGGTTGATTCTTCAGAAATGGCTTTTAAAATTGCGGGCTCGATGGCTTTGAAAGAAGCACTCAGGAAGGCTGGGAGCATATTGCTTGAGCCTGTAATGGCTGTGCAGATAGTTACTCCAGGTGACTACTTAGGTGAGATTCTGGGTGATTTAAATGGTCGTCGTGGTCGGATTAAATCGATGGAAGCCCAAGGTGATATTCAGGCGGTTGATGCTGATGCACCTCTTGTAGAAATGTTTGGATATGCTACTGACCTAAGATCTGCAAGCCAAGGTCGAGCAAGCTATTCTATGGAATTTGGAAGATATGAAAAAGCACCAGAGTCAGCAGTGCAAGCAATTGTCGCTCGTGGAGCTTAA
- the rpsJ gene encoding 30S ribosomal protein S10 — protein sequence MVEQSAKAKTSNAQNLVPSQKVRIILRAFDHKLLDQSSVQIVEAAERTGAAVAGPVPMPTRIKRFCVIRSPHVDKDSREHFELRTHKRLVDILEPNSKTVDALTRLQMPAGVDISIKL from the coding sequence GTGGTTGAGCAATCAGCGAAAGCAAAAACTTCAAATGCGCAAAATCTAGTACCGAGTCAAAAGGTTCGTATTATTCTTCGTGCTTTTGATCATAAACTGTTGGATCAATCATCCGTACAGATAGTCGAAGCTGCTGAACGTACAGGGGCTGCAGTTGCTGGCCCCGTTCCTATGCCAACCAGAATCAAGCGATTTTGCGTTATTCGCTCGCCTCACGTTGACAAAGATTCACGTGAGCATTTTGAGCTCCGTACGCATAAACGTCTCGTAGATATACTTGAGCCTAATTCCAAAACAGTTGATGCATTAACTCGCTTGCAGATGCCTGCAGGCGTTGATATTTCGATAAAGTTGTAG
- the rplD gene encoding 50S ribosomal protein L4, giving the protein MLLPQYDLTGNKTGQLEVSDTVFGVSENPELLHQAMVFYAANQRQGTSNTLTRGAVHGTTRKPFAQKGTGRARQGSWRSPHHRGGGVAFGPSPRSYRKRMPKQMRRQAIRVALSGKVSSERLFVIEGLDTIEQKTKAMSDALTGLGVSGSVLVVTGQSSNANRTVRNLPRVKAVSAELVNVLDLLRFQSVLVSPEAVKAVDTLWSDLRRVRKEAAA; this is encoded by the coding sequence ATGCTATTGCCACAGTATGACCTCACTGGTAATAAGACAGGTCAGCTAGAAGTTAGTGACACTGTTTTTGGGGTATCGGAAAATCCTGAATTATTACATCAAGCTATGGTGTTTTATGCCGCGAACCAGCGACAAGGGACAAGTAATACCCTGACACGCGGAGCGGTTCATGGCACAACCCGTAAGCCGTTTGCGCAAAAAGGTACCGGTCGGGCACGACAAGGTTCTTGGAGGTCTCCTCATCACCGAGGTGGAGGCGTGGCCTTTGGACCATCTCCTCGCTCGTATCGTAAGAGAATGCCTAAGCAGATGCGCCGCCAAGCTATTCGAGTTGCGCTTTCAGGGAAAGTATCAAGTGAAAGACTTTTTGTGATTGAAGGGCTCGATACTATTGAACAAAAAACAAAAGCTATGTCTGATGCACTGACTGGACTAGGAGTTTCAGGTTCAGTGCTAGTAGTAACTGGGCAATCTTCTAATGCGAATCGAACCGTGCGCAACCTGCCTCGTGTGAAGGCTGTTTCAGCGGAGCTTGTAAACGTTCTTGATTTATTGAGATTCCAGTCCGTACTAGTAAGTCCGGAGGCGGTTAAGGCAGTTGATACTCTGTGGTCAGACTTAAGACGTGTTCGTAAGGAGGCTGCTGCCTGA
- the rplW gene encoding 50S ribosomal protein L23: protein MHVFQVLKRPIITEKSTVLQEQNKYVFEIMPRANKTQVREAVERAFEVSVTNVNIVMNAGENRRLRNGRWLRTSATKKAIVTVAPGQTIQLFEGA from the coding sequence ATGCATGTTTTCCAAGTTTTAAAGAGGCCTATAATTACTGAGAAATCCACAGTCTTACAAGAACAGAACAAATATGTTTTTGAGATTATGCCTCGTGCAAATAAAACGCAGGTTCGTGAAGCTGTGGAGCGGGCGTTTGAAGTGAGCGTAACAAATGTGAATATTGTTATGAATGCCGGTGAGAATCGCCGTCTTCGTAATGGCCGATGGTTGAGAACGTCAGCAACAAAAAAAGCTATTGTCACTGTCGCTCCTGGGCAGACAATCCAATTGTTTGAGGGAGCGTAG
- the rplB gene encoding 50S ribosomal protein L2 translates to MPLKRLKPTSPGVRAAVRPDFAEITRRSPHKPLTKGISKSGGRNVRGKMTVRHRGGGAKRTWRDIDFKRDKIGIPCRVESIEYDPNRSARIALLLYADGARRYILAPNGVKVNDALMSGPDADVRPGNSMKLVDMPLGTTVHNIEFQPGKGGQICRGAGTSAAYQALSDDKRFATLRLPSGQTRRVPSAASATIGQVGFPEHKNTKLGKAGRARHLGRRPQVRGSAMNPNDHPHGGGEGRAGVGMKHPKTPWGKPALGPKTRRRFHTDVFVVRDRRKR, encoded by the coding sequence ATGCCTTTAAAACGCTTAAAACCAACTAGTCCGGGCGTTAGAGCTGCTGTTCGTCCTGATTTTGCTGAAATTACACGGCGATCACCTCATAAGCCTCTTACCAAGGGAATTAGTAAATCCGGCGGTAGAAACGTAAGAGGGAAAATGACTGTTCGCCATCGAGGTGGCGGTGCGAAAAGGACTTGGCGGGATATAGATTTCAAACGCGATAAGATCGGAATACCTTGCCGAGTTGAATCTATTGAATATGATCCTAACCGCTCTGCAAGGATTGCGCTCTTACTGTATGCAGACGGCGCAAGGCGCTACATTTTGGCTCCAAATGGAGTAAAAGTGAACGATGCACTGATGTCGGGGCCTGATGCAGATGTACGCCCAGGAAATTCAATGAAGCTGGTTGACATGCCTCTGGGCACAACTGTGCACAATATAGAATTTCAGCCGGGTAAAGGTGGTCAAATTTGTCGAGGAGCTGGAACTTCAGCCGCTTACCAGGCTTTAAGCGATGATAAGCGATTTGCTACGCTTCGGCTTCCTTCAGGGCAAACACGTCGAGTACCTAGCGCAGCTTCAGCAACTATAGGGCAAGTGGGATTTCCCGAGCATAAGAATACTAAATTAGGTAAAGCTGGCCGTGCGCGACATTTAGGTAGGAGACCTCAAGTAAGAGGTTCGGCTATGAATCCTAACGATCATCCTCATGGTGGTGGTGAAGGACGCGCTGGTGTGGGAATGAAGCATCCTAAGACACCTTGGGGTAAACCGGCATTAGGTCCCAAAACACGTCGTCGTTTTCATACGGATGTATTTGTTGTTCGTGATAGGAGGAAGCGCTAG
- the rpsS gene encoding 30S ribosomal protein S19 has product MSRSIKKGPYVHPKLAKKVTRAQGSDAKIVIKTWSRASTIMPQMLGMTIAVHDGRRHIPVFITENMVGHKLGEFAPTRTFRGHISKSERQSSVRR; this is encoded by the coding sequence ATGTCCCGCTCTATTAAAAAAGGTCCTTATGTGCATCCTAAATTGGCGAAGAAAGTAACTCGCGCTCAGGGGTCGGATGCCAAAATTGTTATAAAAACTTGGTCGCGGGCATCTACAATAATGCCTCAGATGTTAGGAATGACTATTGCCGTCCATGACGGTAGGCGTCATATTCCAGTATTCATAACGGAGAACATGGTGGGTCATAAGCTAGGAGAATTTGCTCCTACACGGACTTTTCGAGGCCATATTTCTAAATCTGAAAGACAATCTTCGGTGAGGCGTTAA
- the rplV gene encoding 50S ribosomal protein L22 has protein sequence MSVRAIAKQVGVSPKKVRPLLRAIQGRPVPTVLDELKFQPGSTAEEVSSLLKSASANAENNDGLDPTRLIVVSAFANQAVKMRRFRARSRGRVGRVERQASHITIVVDEKG, from the coding sequence ATGTCAGTTCGTGCTATAGCTAAGCAAGTTGGAGTTTCGCCAAAGAAGGTACGCCCTTTGTTGCGTGCTATCCAAGGGCGACCCGTCCCAACTGTGCTTGATGAGTTAAAATTCCAGCCCGGTTCAACAGCTGAAGAGGTTTCATCACTTCTTAAATCAGCTTCTGCAAATGCAGAAAATAATGATGGTTTAGATCCAACTCGGCTGATTGTTGTTTCTGCTTTTGCTAACCAGGCGGTTAAGATGAGGCGATTTAGAGCCCGTTCAAGGGGTCGTGTTGGTCGTGTAGAGCGGCAAGCAAGCCACATAACTATTGTTGTGGATGAGAAGGGGTAA
- the rpsC gene encoding 30S ribosomal protein S3, whose product MGHKTHPVGFRLGVIKDWQSRWFAGNRKDYSANVIEDWRIRDVIKTRYAEAGISKIEIERSAQDVTVNVHTARPGIVIGRGGQRVDELRKAVEGASGVNRVRLNVLEIRQPELDALLVARNVAEQLERR is encoded by the coding sequence TTGGGACATAAAACGCATCCGGTTGGGTTTAGACTCGGGGTAATAAAAGATTGGCAATCGCGTTGGTTTGCAGGCAATCGGAAAGATTATTCAGCGAATGTGATTGAAGATTGGCGTATTCGTGATGTGATTAAAACACGATATGCCGAGGCAGGTATATCTAAAATCGAGATTGAGCGTAGTGCGCAGGACGTTACAGTTAATGTCCATACTGCACGTCCTGGTATCGTTATCGGCAGAGGTGGTCAACGCGTAGACGAATTGCGCAAAGCTGTTGAAGGTGCATCTGGTGTCAATAGGGTTCGTTTGAATGTCTTAGAAATCAGACAACCCGAACTTGATGCACTGCTAGTTGCGCGTAACGTCGCAGAGCAACTTGAACGTCGG